The Vibrio aerogenes nucleotide sequence ATCTTTGCTGCGGCTATGCAGGATTACAGACGGGCTGTCATTTTAGGTGAAAACTCGTTCGGAAAAGGAACCGTACAACAGCATCGTTCCCTGAATAATATTTATGACTTATTTGATAAGCCACTGGGTTATGTTCAGTACACGATTCAGAAGTTTTACCGGATTAATGGCGGGAGTACGCAAAATAAAGGTGTTGTGCCTGATATTGCTTTCCCGACTCCGGTTATTCCAAGTGAAACCGGTGAAAGTGTTGAGGATAACGCACTGCCATGGGATAGCATTAAAAAAGCGGATTACCATCAGTTGCATCACTATAAAAAGTTGATTGCTCAACTGGAGGCGCGCCATAAAAAACGTATTCAGAGTGATATGGAATTCAAATTCATTCAGGAAGATATCGTCAGATATAAGAAAGAGAAGGATGATAATCAACTTTCTTTAAATGAAGCTGTCAGAGAAAAAGAAAGTGAAGCAGCTGATGTAAGGGAGCTGAAACGGGTGAATTTGCGGCGTGAAGCTGACCATAAAAAACCTTATAAAGCATTTGAGGATATACCTAAAGATTATGTAGCGCCAGATGCTTATCTTGATGAGGCGGTTGCAATCACTGCTGATATGATTCTTGTTTCTAAGTGATTTATTTTTAAGTAACATTAATCATTTTCATCTTCAGGCGGACAGGTAACACTGTCCGCTTTTTTATGACCATTCCATTTCGCTTTCTTGTCAGTGGTGCCTATGCTTAAAGAAAAGCAGGGGATGTTGTCATGAATATAGGGAAATATTTTATTCTTCTCTGCCTCGTTTTTTCGGGTCAGGTAACGGGAATTCAGAAAGATAAGCAAGATTTAACTCAGTTTGATTTCCCTTTTTTAATTGGTGACTGGCATTTGGTAAACACATTATCCGGGTCCGGAAACGATGCAGAAGATTATCTGTCAATACGGCTGCAGCTGAAGTCGAGCTATATGTTCGCCGTTCAAATTCATAAAAAAGACAGCTCGGTTGAGTATTGGGAGGGGGATTATACAGCAGATGGAAATACATTAACTCTCGGAGCTAAAACATTAACGCCTCAGGTTTATTCATACTCTGCAACACACAATCAATTGATGCTGAACGGCGTTATTTTTTATAAAGCGCTTTCCCGTGCTTTGGTTGGTGTTTGGGAAAGTCATCAGATTTCCGGATATGAAAGAACGGATACAGGAGTTGAACAATTACAGCTTATCCTGCAACCTGACTTTATTTTTTCAATCAGAGTACAGAATGATCGGGGGAAAGAAGTTGTTCATCAAGGCGTTTATTATACCGAAAGTGACCATCTGGTTTTTCTGTTTGAAGATGGCGAACATGACGCAAAATTTGAGCTTGAGGCGAATCAAATGGTTCTGAACCTGGAAGATGGAGCCATTCTTGCGACGTTAAAACGTATCTACTGAGCAAAAAAATTTTCACCAGGAAGAAATCTTATATAGACCTTTCATATCAATTGAGTATTTCCGGCAAATCATCTAGAGTAGTTCTGGTTGTATATTCAAGTCTGGATGAGTCATCCATTCATTTTCTGAGACTTCACATCATCCGGAACTGTTCTGAGGAGAGGGAATCTCTCTGGTTTTGTTTCAAATATATTATAAAGAGCTAAGGATTTTATATGGCATCTGAGCTTCAAGCTAAATATCGTAAAGATTATCAATCGCCTTCTCATACCATCACAGATATTGATTTAACCTTTTATCTTCATGAAGAAAAAACACGGGTGGTTGCGATATCTCAGGTTCGTCAGCTGGACAGTACAAACCAATTAGTGCTGGATGGAGAAAACCTGGAGCTGGCGAGTTTACATATTAATGATCAGGCATGGACAGCGTTCAAAGTGACTGATACCGGGCTCGAACTTTCAGCTTTGCCAGATGGAGAATTTGAGCTTCGGGTCGAAACTATGATTAATCCGTCAACAAATACTGCTCTGGAAGGTTTATATATTTCAGGTCAGGCTTATTGTACCCAGTGTGAAGCTGAAGGGTTCAGACGGATCACTTACTACATGGACCGGCCCGATGTTCTGGCTCGTTATACAACCACGATTGTGGCTGACCGGGAAAAATATCCTTATCTGTTGAGTAACGGTAACAAAATCGAAGAAGGTGTAACGGAAGATGGAGAGTCATGGGTTCGCTGGCAGGATCCACATCCAAAACCCGCCTATCTTTTTGCGCTGGTCGCCGGTGACTTTGACATGATACAAGAACAATATAAAACGAAGTCAGGCCGTATGGTTACTTTGGAAGTTTTTGTTGATAAAGGAAACCGGGACAGAGCAACACATGCAATGCTTTCTCTGATCAATGCAATGCAATGGGATGAAGAGCGTTTTGGTCTGGAATACGATCTTGATGTTTATATGGTTGTTGCCGTCGACTTCTTTAATATGGGCGCGATGGAAAATAAAGGATTGAATATTTTCAATTCGAAGTTTGTTCTGGCGAACGATCAAACGGCAACTGATTATGATTATCAGGCGATTGAATCAATTATTGGCCATGAATATTTTCATAACTGGACGGGGAACCGGGTGACATGCCGCGACTGGTTTCAGTTGAGTTTGAAAGAAGGGTTGACGGTTTTTCGTGATCAGGAATTTTCATCTGATTTAGGCTCTCGTTCAGTGAAACGGATACAGAGTGTCAGATTGATTCGCGGACCTCAGTTTGCTGAAGATGCTTCACCAATGTCACATCCAATTCGTCCGGAAAAAGTGATTGAAATGAATAATTTCTATACTTTGACTGTGTATGAAAAAGGCAGTGAAGTGATTCGTATGATCCATACTTTACTGGGCGAGACTAATTTCCAGAAAGGGATGCAGCTTTACTTTGAGCGACATGACGGAACAGCTGCAACTTGTGAAGATTTTGTCTCTGCGATGGAAGATGCATCCGGCATTGACCTGAAACAATTCCGTTTATGGTATAGCCAGTCGGGAACGCCGGTTTTGACCGTTTCGGGTGAATATTCAGAAGCAGACAAGCAGTTTGCTTTGCATGTCAGCCAGCATACATCGTCGACAGTCGATCAGGAAGAAAAGCAGGCTTTGCATATTCCGCTTAAGATGTCACTTTATGACTCCGAGGGCAATCGTATTGAGTTACGTTGTAACGGTGAAAAAGTTTCTGATATTTTGAATGTGACTGAGTCAGAACAAACCTTTATTTTTGAAAATGTTTTTGAAAAACCTGTGCCTTCATTACTGGAAGAGTTTTCTGCACCGGTTAAGCTCTTTTATGATTATAGCGATGAAGAGTTAATTTTCCTGATGGTGCATGCCAAAAATGATTTTGCCCGTTGGGATGCTGGGCAGATGTTACTGGGTAAGTATATTCGCCAAAATGTCGAAAAAGTCCGGGATAATCAGGAGACGACAATCTCTGAAGGCGTGATTCAGGCATTTAAAGATCTGTTGCTGGATAAGAGTGCTGATCCTGCATTTATCGCTGAGATGTTTGCATTACCTAATTTTAATGAAGTTTCTGAATGGTTTGACGAAGTCGATGTTGACAGTATTACGACAGTTCTTAAATCAATGAAAGTTGAACTTGCAACAGCATTAAAACCAGAACTTCTTTCTGTATACCATCAGCTGAAACAATCTGATTACACAATTGACCATGAATCGATTGGGCAGCGAGCTCTGAGAAATATGTGTCTCTCTTATCTTGCATTTACAGATCAAGGCAACGAACTGGTACAAAATCAGTACCAGCAAGCGTTGAGTATGACAGATGTCATCGCTGCAATGACTGCTGCGAATCTCGCAGGACTGAGTTGTCGTGAATCATTGATGCAAGATTATAGCAAACAGTGGAAACATGATGGGTTAGTGATGGATAAATGGTTTGTTTTACAAGGGCAAAACCCTTCAGAAAATGCACTTTCAATGATTTATGATTCGATGGAACATGAAGCATTCACGATGAAAAACCCTAATCGTATCAGAAGCCTGATCGGTGCATTTTTGAATTATAATCCTAAACGATTCCATGATAAGTCTGGCTCCGGATATCAGTTTGCAGGAAAAATTTTGCAGCAACTGAATACGATTAATCCTCAGGTTGCTTCCCGCATGGTTGATCCATTACTGAAGTTTAAACGCTACGACAAAGACAGACAGGCTTTGATGAAAAAAGAGCTTGAAGCACTTTTGAATATGGATAATCTTGCAAAAGATTTATATGAAAAAGTAACCAAAGCTTTGGATATTTAATGTAGTTTTACAGGAGATAGAACAAAGGGAGTGAAATGAGAAGACAAACAGTTCTGTGGTCACGCTTTTTTCACTGCCTTTTTAAGATTTATGCAGTATTACTATTTTTCTTTAAATATTTCCTATCATGACTACCTTTCCTATTACTCAGGTCAGGCAGCTTCGGTTCTGGTGGTGACTGATAATGGTCTGAAACTTCAGTTACCGGCCATTCGCTTCCGTCCTTTTCTGACTCAACTTGGTTTAAAAGGACGATATCGTTTAACAACGGATAAAAATCATAAGTTTGTCAGCCTGGAATCTATAAGATAACAGCGGAATATTGACCGGTTTTTTCTGTTGACATCCCCGTTTAGTACAATAGATTTTCTATTTGATTCTGCAAACAATTCTGTCTCTCATTTTCAATGAATAGTTGTGGATTAGTCCCGGTAAATTACTTCATAATTTAATCAATTCATGTTTTTCAAACTATGCTTTACATGAATTGATAACAAAAAAAATTACAATTAAATATGGAGTTTGCTATGGGATCGAATGATACATTGCAACCAGTTTTGGTAGAGAAAGTCTTCGAATTAATTCAAAAAAAACTGGAATCAGACCAATATGTGATAGTGAAACAATTAGCTCAACATCTTTTCAGAAATGTATCTATAAATGACCTGGCAAGTCGCACTGAATCTGATTTATATGGTGCAGTGATCAGTTTATGGCATCACCTGAATGAAGTGAAGCCGACTGCTCAGTCAGTCAGAGTGTTTAATCCGATTGTCAGCAAACATGGCTGGCAGTCTACGCATACGATTGTCGAGATAGTTGTCCCGGATACTCCTTTTCTTGTCGATTCAATAAAAATGGTATTGACCCGGCTTGATTTGGCAAGTCACCTGATGTTACATGGTCCGGCTCAGATAACCCGAAGCAAAAATAATACGATTTCGAGTATTAATCAGGGGAAGGGTTCATTGCATTCAATGTTTCATATTGAAGTTGACCGATTGAATGATAAAGAAAAAATTAAAACTTTACGTGAAGAACTGACTAAAGTACTGAACGATACTTCATTAGTTGTAAATGACTGGAAACCGATGGTCGAACGACTCAATGATGTAATTCAGCAACTTGAAAGCCAGCAGCAAACCATCCCGGTTCCTCAGGAGCATTTTGCGGAGTCAATTAAATATCTGCGCTGGCTGGCTGATCATAACTTCACTTTTATGGGATACAAAGAATATGATCTGACTGAAGCGGATGAAGGACTTGAACTCAGGCCAACAAAGGAGCCGGGTTTAGGTTTATTTTCTGAACCCAGCAGAGTGAGAAGTGTCAGGCTATCTGAATTTTCAGATTCTGCGCGGCTTGAAGCAACCAAACCATTTATGCTGATTCTGACGAAGGGTAATACCCAGTCCAGAATTCACAGGCCAGCTTACACTGATTATGTCGGTATCAAAAAGTTTGATAAGAACGGGAATGTGATTGGTGAACATCGTTTCACTGGTTTGTATACATCTGCAGTCTATAATCAAACGATCGAATCTATTCCATTAGTCCGGGAAAAAACAGGCCGGATCCTTTCTGCAAGTGGTTATTTGATTGGATCACACGCCTATAAAGCACTGCATAATATTCTTGAAAATTATCCGCGGGATGAACTCTTGCAAGCAACGGAAGAACAGTTGCTTGAAGTCGGAACCGGGGTTGTTCAGATGCAGGACCGTGATCTGTTACGGTTGTTTGTCCGCAAAGATCCGTTTGGCCGTTTCTTCAGTTGTATGGTTTATGTTTCAAAAGAACGTCATACCACGGCCCTCAGACGCAGGACTCAGGAAATATTAGCTGAATATTTCATGTCAGGTCAGGATGTGGAGTATACAGTTTATTTTTCAGAGAGTCCGCTGGCCAGAACTCATTATATTGTGCGGGTCGACAACAATAATATGGACGTTGATGTGAAGACAATAGAGCAAAACCTGATGGAAGCATCAACAAGCTGGGATGATCGTTTATCAGAAGCGATCGTCTCAAACTGGGGAGAAAGTATCGGATTACCTTTAGCGAAAGATTATCTGCTGGCGTTTCCCCGTTCATATAAAGAAGCCATGATGTCCAGTACTGCTGTTTCGGATATTGAACGGCTTGAATCTTTGAGTGAAACCAACAAATTGGGGATGCTGTTTTATCGTCCGCAGGAAGAAGCAACGGATTCTAAGGTTGTAAAACTGAAGTTATATCACCGGGATGAGCCGATTCATCTGTCTGATGTCATGCCTATGCTGGAAAAACTTGGGTTGCGTGTAAACAGAGA carries:
- a CDS encoding DUF2835 domain-containing protein, with the translated sequence MQYYYFSLNISYHDYLSYYSGQAASVLVVTDNGLKLQLPAIRFRPFLTQLGLKGRYRLTTDKNHKFVSLESIR
- the pepN gene encoding aminopeptidase N, with the translated sequence MASELQAKYRKDYQSPSHTITDIDLTFYLHEEKTRVVAISQVRQLDSTNQLVLDGENLELASLHINDQAWTAFKVTDTGLELSALPDGEFELRVETMINPSTNTALEGLYISGQAYCTQCEAEGFRRITYYMDRPDVLARYTTTIVADREKYPYLLSNGNKIEEGVTEDGESWVRWQDPHPKPAYLFALVAGDFDMIQEQYKTKSGRMVTLEVFVDKGNRDRATHAMLSLINAMQWDEERFGLEYDLDVYMVVAVDFFNMGAMENKGLNIFNSKFVLANDQTATDYDYQAIESIIGHEYFHNWTGNRVTCRDWFQLSLKEGLTVFRDQEFSSDLGSRSVKRIQSVRLIRGPQFAEDASPMSHPIRPEKVIEMNNFYTLTVYEKGSEVIRMIHTLLGETNFQKGMQLYFERHDGTAATCEDFVSAMEDASGIDLKQFRLWYSQSGTPVLTVSGEYSEADKQFALHVSQHTSSTVDQEEKQALHIPLKMSLYDSEGNRIELRCNGEKVSDILNVTESEQTFIFENVFEKPVPSLLEEFSAPVKLFYDYSDEELIFLMVHAKNDFARWDAGQMLLGKYIRQNVEKVRDNQETTISEGVIQAFKDLLLDKSADPAFIAEMFALPNFNEVSEWFDEVDVDSITTVLKSMKVELATALKPELLSVYHQLKQSDYTIDHESIGQRALRNMCLSYLAFTDQGNELVQNQYQQALSMTDVIAAMTAANLAGLSCRESLMQDYSKQWKHDGLVMDKWFVLQGQNPSENALSMIYDSMEHEAFTMKNPNRIRSLIGAFLNYNPKRFHDKSGSGYQFAGKILQQLNTINPQVASRMVDPLLKFKRYDKDRQALMKKELEALLNMDNLAKDLYEKVTKALDI